In a single window of the Pandoraea pulmonicola genome:
- a CDS encoding MFS transporter: MTKTAVSASPSLQGRVTLIILAGALVLSAAMGTRQTFGLFINPFSYDRGVPVTLVAFAIALHNLVWGFAQPFAGAMADRHGPAPVVAFGAFAFAGGLAMAALAPSGVWLVIGLGVLVGLGISCTTFGVVLPAVSRAVSPEKRTMAMGLVSAGGSLGQVALVPVAQGLRSAFGVSTSLFVLALILCCAAPLGLLMTLHRRGKTPGATATMPSTTPPARTSTNTAAANDSEHVSLRDVLREARAHRGYQLLTLGFFTCGFQLAFIGTHLPGYLLMCHMPIGLGATALALIGLFNMVGSWACGWLGGRYRQHHVLGWLYLVRGAAIAIFFLSPKSSASVVIFAAVMGLTWLGTVPLTSGLVAKVFGTQHLGTLFGVCFMSHQVGSFLGAWLGGYVLDVTGSYNLIWAATAILGVAAAALHFPIDDASVVRPARTPLPAGA, from the coding sequence ATGACAAAAACCGCAGTTTCCGCATCGCCCTCGCTGCAAGGCCGCGTCACACTGATCATCCTGGCCGGCGCGCTGGTGCTGAGCGCCGCCATGGGTACGCGCCAGACGTTCGGGCTGTTCATCAATCCGTTCTCGTACGATCGAGGGGTGCCGGTGACGCTCGTCGCCTTCGCCATCGCGTTGCATAACCTGGTGTGGGGATTCGCACAGCCGTTCGCCGGCGCGATGGCCGACCGCCACGGTCCAGCGCCCGTGGTAGCCTTCGGCGCCTTCGCCTTCGCCGGCGGACTCGCCATGGCCGCACTCGCACCGTCGGGCGTCTGGCTCGTCATCGGACTGGGGGTGCTCGTCGGGCTCGGCATCAGTTGCACGACGTTCGGCGTGGTACTGCCGGCCGTGAGCCGCGCCGTATCTCCGGAGAAGCGCACGATGGCGATGGGGCTCGTCAGCGCGGGCGGCTCGCTCGGGCAGGTGGCACTGGTCCCTGTCGCGCAAGGACTGCGCTCGGCGTTCGGTGTCTCGACTTCGCTCTTCGTGCTCGCACTGATCCTGTGCTGCGCGGCCCCGCTCGGCCTGCTGATGACATTGCATCGCCGCGGCAAGACGCCGGGCGCCACCGCCACAATGCCATCCACAACACCGCCGGCTCGCACCTCGACCAACACCGCGGCGGCCAACGACAGCGAGCACGTGTCGCTGCGCGACGTTCTGCGCGAAGCGCGCGCGCATCGCGGCTATCAGTTGCTCACGCTCGGCTTCTTTACGTGCGGCTTCCAGCTCGCTTTCATCGGCACCCACCTGCCCGGCTACCTGCTGATGTGTCACATGCCGATCGGCCTCGGCGCGACAGCGCTCGCGCTGATCGGTCTGTTCAACATGGTGGGGAGCTGGGCTTGCGGCTGGCTGGGCGGACGCTACCGCCAGCATCATGTGCTCGGCTGGCTCTACCTCGTTCGCGGCGCCGCCATCGCGATTTTCTTTCTCTCGCCGAAGTCGAGCGCCAGCGTGGTGATCTTCGCGGCAGTGATGGGCCTCACCTGGCTCGGCACGGTGCCGCTCACCAGCGGGCTGGTCGCGAAAGTGTTCGGCACCCAGCATCTGGGCACACTCTTCGGCGTGTGCTTCATGAGCCATCAGGTCGGCTCGTTCCTCGGCGCGTGGCTCGGCGGCTACGTGCTCGACGTCACCGGGTCCTACAACCTGATCTGGGCCGCAACCGCGATCCTGGGTGTCGCGGCCGCCGCACTTCACTTCCCAATCGATGACGCCAGCGTCGTCCGCCCGGCGCGCACGCCACTGCCGGCAGGCGCATGA